The segment CTTGCAACACGGGAAAGGTCCAAAGGCGATTTCTTTTACTTCAGACAGAAAACATTAAgaattctttctctttttctctttccttgCCAGAGCAAGCTTTAATATTATTAGTCTCAGATCTTTCAACAGAATTATCTTCTTTCTGTTTACTTAAAGACAGAAACAtgattacatttaaaaaatttaagcgaACAAGAATATATATCACGTTATATCACACTTTTCCTCCAACAAATTATTAAACCTTTTCGCTGTCGCTACGAAGCACACTGATTAGACGTGTATGATTTACGAAATGAATTTCATATCTGCAAAGTGTGCGCGCATTCCTGATTCCTGCCGTATGCACGGCTCCCTCGCAGGAATCGCTCCGCGCGATGTAAATATTGCAAGCGGACGTCTTGTGCCATGCGATGCACTTCTCCGTTAAATACGTGCCGACGCCGCTGGTTGGCGCAAGTTGGACCAATCGCATCGAGCAAGAAAAGCTTCCCGTTGCCATATCGCTCTGAAACGAAACCATTTATCCAAGTTCGAATTTGTTTACCCCAGCGTGCGAAATATATACAGTGAATTTCAATGTACTGTATCACTTATGCTTACGTATTTAAAATACATGTACGAGGAAGCataaatatcttaatatatgaagcagaaaacttctatatgtttgtgtgtttgtctgtcgcctaaaaactttcgaacggaaTACTTTGGGGCCactgaatgtgactattttcaaaaaaaaaaatgatataagaaattttttttataaaatcagaatctaaaacTGGTATGTGAGAAAATTATGTGGAAAAATAAAGTTTAGAGTGTGCTGAGAACAGTAGCGTACCCCCGAAGAAAATGgggaaaaggagattaatgtaaccacgactgaagtggttttgaaaaaaaaagaaagctggattttatactttaaacaaattttaataatcatctaatgaattttattcaatttgtattgaaaatttttttagacgTTCATCTCGGCTCCTCTCAAGATAAAATCTTGAGTGCGCCATTGGTTGAGAATATTTATCTATTACTGAaatgaagtttaaaaaattcaccaTAGCAGAGCGAAATTGACGTTACCGACCGAGTCTTCTCACTCCACACTCACGTTTAGTAATAAGGCAATAAAATGGGAATACACCAAAGTTATATATCTATTCTTAATTTTGGTAAAAGGTGTTCGAATGTAATGTAGCAGAAGGTAGCAGGTTTTTAACGAATCTTGAATTACAATGTTATCGATCTAATGTTTCTCTGCAGCTCCACAGTTCTACCTTAACTGCAGAGTAAATTTTCAGGTTGCGTGTATGCACGTCTATTTCTGTTGAAAATGTTGGATCcattgtaattaaaaaaatcgttatAAGATCGTCTCTAGACCAATATCTGAGGCATTCAgtgcaacaacggactaacccatattgaaaaaatattaatttttcttattttatatgattagttaGTACAgcttattggaatacattactgctgctaactcaatttcgcaaaaaaattgGGTTGCTCTCAATGTCTCATTTTGAAATGAAATAAAGCCTCTTTTTCAGGGTTATTTATCGTATAAACTCTTTGGTCGCATGTACGCGTTCAGTGCGTGCGAgaaacgcccataggcgttcagcGATTATGCTGAAGAGATATGTGTGGAGGAAACCCGCACGTGGTATGCGCTGCACGTTCAAATTGTTGGTACCCAAAGGGTTATATCTATATTCCGCTTGTGTTCAATAAGAAATGAGAGGTGGCGCGGTAGTATAGTGAAGCAATATGACGAGCATGCGCTAAGCCATCTCAAGGACCAAATATTTTCTGTTACTACCACAattgaaatgattaaaaattataacCTATATTATACTACACTTACTTAACATCAATATTTGCCCACTGCAGTCccaaacgaaaatattttatataacaaATATAAAGTAACAATGATTCAGGGGTTCCCATATATCCGAAACCAACGCGTGTTTCACGATCGaattttaatgtaaataatAGTGAAATATATAAACGGTGTCTTGAAATTACTGAGTTACCAGGCAGTTTACGTACGAATATTACCTTTTATTGACAAATCTCTGTATAGTACGTTTCAtttatcattaattatttataaactttttacATTCGCCTTGAATAATATTATACAACGATTTCGTTTCGACTTCAAATTTTTGCCTCCTAATCGTCTACTATCTATGATCCGCGACGAATCGGTGATTAATAACAAGATCGACTGAACTCGACGGAACTGGTTATTTTCTCGCAAAATACAGTTCCGATGGGGGGTGGTTCCAACGAACGTGAACGATTCTCGCGTAGCTGTCCGTTCGATAAAGTGGAAATATCTAGCTCGCCTCGAAGTGTTACGAAAATCTTGAGAAGCGGCGGGAATTATAAAAGTCTTCGGCAATGTTACTTTTAAAAGACGGTGGAGTATAAGAATCATAGATCAAAGCTGACATAGCGTAGCGTGCGTACAATGGAATGACATTTcgtcttctctctttctctctacatTATGTACACCCTCTATTTATTCGAAAAAAAACAGCAGTGGTAATATGATTAATCAATAGTGCATCCCTCAGTCGATAAACGTGAATGCGCAACTTCTAAAATCATACAATAATGACGGGCAGCGGCGACCATTCTCTCCCTCCTCTATCCCTTATCATACACGTCTCGCACATTCATCCCATCGTACAAACCATTAAGTGCCACCAAAAGTATTGATAGAGTCTgtttacttttattttgcaACGACGGAGCGGCTCCCAGTAGACCTCTTATCTTTCGCACCCCATGCAATCCAGTTGCCGGACGCTCATAGGCGTTCTCCGCACGCGGTCCGAGGGTTAATAAACACCTTCCGGATCGAAGGTGTCGGTTAAATTTCAGACGCTATTTAATATTTATCCTTTTCGGATTTTCCGAGTTTGAGAACATCGAATCAAGTCTTGTTTTGTTAAGCGTGCCGCGGCACTCGTCACAGAAATCAATTTACGCGGCGACGTAGTCGAAAGCAGTATACTTGACTATACTTTACACAACTTGGCCTACCGAATGCCTTCATCTCGTAAAACCGAGGCTCAACTTGACACTTGGCTGAATTTACAATTCGCGTCACGCACCCCTGCACTCGCTACCCGCAAAATACATGTGACTAGCAATAAATGTTACCGTTAAAATAACTTAAATATCTTTCACTCGCTAATTATACATGTggtgcatatatgtatatatgtataatatatatatatatataaatctgtTTCACTTTCATGCCTCCGTGCTTCCATCGCCCTCCAATAAACGCGCGCAAGTGGAATGATCGTTACAACTAGAAGATTTAAGAGTATTCGATGATCGAAGAAACGCAGGATCTCATTAGCTGACAAAGAAAGCCACTCTTTGCCTCGGGCACGACGGGTCTCCCTTTCCGAGCATGATAACGCTGGATTGTGCCAATCGCAAGGAAGAACGAGGGGGGGGGGATGAACAGTGGAAGTATAGTTTCTTGGTCGTCGATTCGCTTGCGAATCAAAAGAACAATTGGCAGATACACGTATGATATATAACTTCTGTGGCTTTCGCAACGCGATGTCGGATTATTTCCTTTTAATACAAACGCTCCCGAAACGTGCTCGTACGATCGCAAATTACATGTCGATATTTAATTACTGAGATAAGGCCACTAGTGGGTGATACAAATacgatataaatattattatttaagcaTAGATTCAAAGCAAAGGTTAGCGTTCTACACGGTATGCCCAGACAAGCGTCACGCTTGGGAGACGAAGTTACCGTAAATGCGTGAATCTTGACTCGCCCACGGACTCAAGTTATTGTCATAGTTTCACTGTAACGACTCGCGTGTATGTTGGCAGGTCGCGGAGGAATTGCTTTGACACATAGGGCGCGCCCCCTCTGGACATATGTAGGATCTCATCGACCTATTGCGTTGAAGATCTAAGGTATTAACAACAGGTGTACTTCGTTAACGAGGGACTCGCGATCCTCGATACACTGAACATAATATTTCGTCCATTTCTTAAAAAGTTCCTCTAACAGCTACAATGTACAATACGATTCACACAACCGGTATACAAACAcgttataaattacaaaaatcacTAATGCCTCGAGTTTCTCCCCTCTCGGAATACGCGCGCTCGCGATCCGTCGCATTCGAAATAATACCAAGGGACGTCGAATACAAAAGAGAAAAGCGTCCTTACGCAGAAATTCAGAGCGACAGGTTCTAGGTCTCTTCTAAACGATATACGTGTATATCGACGTTTTTTTTCGCTTGATAGGAAATTAATGGATTTAACGTTCACGACAAATTGTCTTTACACTCTCCAGCTGTTCTAGCGTTCTTGAACCTTTCGCGGCACACTGTGTTCCAGGCACTATACATTGAGCGTTGCTGCAGCCAGATCGGGCCTGGCTTAAATTGTATGTTACAACGTTGACTCGTGTATTATCGTTGTATCTGGATCGCTGCTGGCGGTGTGGATTATCGTCGGTTGCTGTATTTGCGGCGTCAGCGTGATGGACGACATTTTTCGGACAGGTTTCGGCGAGGCCTGCGAAcagaaatacaaaattattgaaagcgaTTGCTTTTTAATTTATCGAACTACACGGAATTCTCTATATTAACCCCCTAGTATCACAGTGTAGCAAGAATCCATGTTACACGAATGGAAAAAATCGCGCGCGCCATCTGGCGGCTTTTTCATAAACTTTGAAACTCTACTATTACCGTATGTTACAAGTGTCATTAGGGCAGCAACACatccgtagaaattctactgtaATACACTGTCGCGTATTGTTGATTACAACTCTTAGTTTCGCCAGGACCACTGAAAGTACCAGCTAAGTGCTAATTTTTTCTCagttatttcgtttttttttttaataaatttgatgtcgaacataataatCTAAGGAACACTAGTGtaacattctgcaaaaccgagcattggcttaacattataatacatatttatatctATATGTtttcatttatgtaaaaaattgttacactaggaattttttgcttattttacGATCGAGTGCGAACAAAAATGCACCGATTAGAATTTTtctgggtaaaataaaaaaatcatgatactaGAGGTTAAAATCGAACACAAAATGCGAGATGAAAACTTATTTCTACACTGATCGATCAAAGTTATTCAAAAAAgtatattatacagggtgtttggtAACtgtagtagaaaatgaaatgagTAATGCGacaaaataagaagaaaaataagagaaacgaaACTGCAGTACAGGCTTCGtttttaattattaacttttaagaattttaatcaGAAACGCTTGGAGCACGgtactattttttactttaaaaaatgtgAGACGGGGGTAAAAAgcaattgaattataagcatatTGGGCGTTAGCGGGGTTTCCATTGCGCATGCTAAAAAAAGATAGGAAAGTGGACCGGAATTCTGTGGGGATAGGGATGAACTTGTATCGAGGTTTAGCaggcgatctagtatcgaggtaTTACTACTGGGTGACAAGAAACTAAAGATCTTCTTGATGGTGACTGACTGTCGAATTGCCATGCTTCAGGAGTATCAGTCTCAAAAttttaaacactaataattaaaaaacaaagccTACAATGCAATTTCGTTACTTTTGACTATCGTCTTATTTTGTCACGTAGAGTCATCCATTTCATTTCCTTCTATCTGTTActgaacaccctgtacaagaTGCAATGGGTAAGTGAATGAAGAAGTTAGTAGAATGGTGATGAATGGAGCTTAGTGTCATCGTTTATTCATCGGCAACTGCGCACGATGTAGTAACAGACGGAGAAAGAGGCATAGAAAGTCACACCGAGACCGGATACCTTACGGCTGACAATAAATGAATACATAATTGCTTCTCAGCTTACCCATTCCCTTCTGCAAGGTGCTTCATCATCAGAATAATGATCGATCTGCCCGATGTCCGTTTCCGTGGCAACGTTCCTCTTCTTCGGCTGCAGGGTGGCATAATTACGGCACCCTCTGTTGAAATTCGTCATATTCTTCTCCTCGACGATCTTCTCCTGAGAAAGTACCTCCTGCGACTTGCTTTGGTTATTGTTCGTAATGCTACTGGTCTTATTGTTGAAGTAAAACGGTGGCATTTTCGAGACCCAGTGATCGAGCCCCGACCCAGCCGAGCTcgtggaggccgccgaggagTTGCCCGAGTTGTTCGTCAGGCCCCTTCGTTGGTAGAACAGCATGTACGCCGAGTTCGTGATCAGATTCGTGTCGTTCACAGCTTCCACTCGAGTGTCGTCGAAGCAGTACCACTGAGTGTCATAAGGGTTTCGGCAGAACGCCGTGTAATGTCCGCCTTGCAGGTCTTGGCCGTGGTGATTGCAGATCGCGTAGAGGTCGTACACATTCTCGTCGTACTTCGGGATATTCTGTTGACGGGGCCTGGGCTTCTTCCAAGGCGACCAGCCCAGCCCACCCAGGCTAGCGACGTTGTTATGCGCCTGGACTCCATTGTGGGCCAGGTGCGGCGTCATATCGAAGCCGTACAGAGGAAAGTCGACCAGCATGGTCAATTTGGAAGTTGACCTCTGCTTGGACTGCTGTCGGAACCTCTTCAAGTGAATGACCAGTATATCAGGCAGAGACCAAAGCCCCAGCTTCTTCACCACCTCTTGCTTCTTATTGCAGTAGGGGCAGTGCCACGCGTCCTCCGCCCCCAGTATCTCGGCCCTCGTGTACAGATCAAAGCATTCCTCTAGAGTCACGGCTCCTCCCAATTCCGAGTTGGTCTTCAGCTGCTTCACACTGGCGTGCTCTTCGATCTGATCGCTGTCGTCCTGAATGATATTGCATTTAGTAGCGTCGTCCCATTCCAAGATCAGCTTCACGTGCTGGGGGCCTGAGTCGTCGGCGCACAAGGCCAGAGCTTGCTCGATCTGCTCCGTGTACAGAGGGTGTTCGACGCAGGGGTCGATGCAAGGGTGTTCATCTTGGATGGGCGTAGCTGCTGGGTCTGCGACGCGGATGTTGAACAGACCTGGACTCTGGCTGGATGTAAGGACATCGTCAGCTAGAACGCTATGCATCTCCTTCAACAGGAGCTTCTGTAGGTCTTCGTAAGATGTCTCCCTGGACACCTGCATGGTGTATGGGCTGCCGAAGCGTTGCCTCAGGTCTCCCTTCACTAGAACATTGATCCATACCAGCAGGATGTACGCCTGTTCCGTGGGCTCCTTCAGCTGTGGCAGTTCTATGCAGTAGAGCGGATCGTTTTCGGTGATCACAGATAGAGGTTGGCAATCTGAGAAAGTTCTGTAAAGAATAAAGAAGAAGCGCACAATTAGCGTTAGAGTCAAGGTCCATTTCACCCTATTAATTTCATTTAGACTAGACTCTAATCTTGTTCTGATTTAAAATTACtattgtaggaataggttttgtaATTCCTATGCGTTcaggagccacggaaaaaacggacctcgggcgatgggattcgaacccgcgatcttgcGGATCCTCTGCTTACTGGGCAGCCGCCTAGCCAACTCCACCAAAGTCGTCCCGCCGTGGTCCTTTATTCCGGGCTCCCTTTTATGGGGCTTCCTGGTCCCACGCTATCTCTTTGAAGAGGTAATACTAATAACCAGGAACACGTGTAGTTTCGTATCGAACATGGGCCCATTTAGACCGTGCATCCTCCGAGCAACGGTTAAACAGCAATAACAACACCGGTTGGGATTGAAGCTTGTACAGGGTGTAACAGAAATAGGTGGACAAAGTTCAGGGAAGTATTCTAGTCATTTTAAGGATGTATAGATCTCTCAATCATCTTACGGATGAACGTGGAAGTATTTCTGTCACACCCGGTGAAATAATAGCAGTGGCAAGTTACCTGTGAAATCCTTCGTCGTGAATTTCAGTGAGTAACATGTGATTCTCCTCGATTCCCGTGTCGCTGGCCAGAATCTCTCTGAGCTCCCTCACGTTGGCCGATTGGTTCACGCTCACCCCGATCTTCACTTGCCGCGGCTGCTGCGACGTGTACAGCACGTTCACGAAAAGGTTCATCTGCCGGTGATTCTGAGGAACTGGTACCGACACGCATAGGAAAGGATCGAACGTGTTCGACTGTCGGTGGCATCGCGGACACGTGAGACTAGACCGAAACTGGGCTTGGAACACCGCGTGCACGAACGAATTGTTGCAGCGGACATGATTCGCCAGAGTCTCCGCCGCAACGATGTCGTCTGGCCTGCCGAAAGAATTCTGTGAATAAGAATAAAGAACATGTGTTAACTAGGGGTGGCTTCgaacctaatttttaaattcacgaaattccaaaccgaaatttttttaaggattcgaaattctcgaaacttgaagtgtTGTTTCTCTGTTTTATAAGTGGAatgttattactattattattaataataattaataattattcgctacttattattactaataattactaataataataattattattataataattattattattattaatcattattattattattagtaattattaattattattattattattatcatcaacaCGCCGTGGTCACTCGAAGTGTTAATAGAACACCACCATgaagaattaaatataaatatgttcTCAGGGTACAAAAAGCTaatctacttacaattagtgttcTAAGTCGAACCTCGATTTGCAATACAACAACAATCAGAACGAGAtttgagaaaataaaaattagttttgGTTTCGgtaacttttcttttttatcaacTTGAAATGGCAAAGTTTGTTGACTGGTGAAAAAGACGTAAAAAGTATTTCGATTAAGTCGTGGAAGATTTCAAAGGAATTGATAATGGTTTTTGCAGTACCCGGTGGATGCTTGACTCGTTCCTCCTTCGTTCTAGATATTGCGCACTAATTTAGCGGAAACGAGGTGAGTGGACATTCTCAGAGAAAACGGGGAAACTTTCTAAAGCGTAAGGCATTATTTTGCTCCATTTTCAATGgttaattgaatatatttttgtagcGTCTAAGAATACCTGCAATTCGCTACGGGATCACAGAAGCCGAGAATTGTTTGCAACATAATTGGTGGGAATTTAAAACTTTCACAGAGCAACTCTATTTCTTTCCCTTTATCATGTACATTAAAACCAGGTCATATTCCCATCGGTGCTAGGTGCATTAGTTATTGTATTTTCCATAAAACagaatttattataatacaattacttaaaacagtttaaaaataaggaaataattcCGCATATGGTGTATATTGGTATTCAGATATCAGTAACGTCTTTATCAAATTCAATTGCAATTAATGAATTTATTCCCTCGTCACTTGCCACATCATTGCTTACGAAACATCGTTCAAGCACCGCGGCCTTATCGCTGAATACTGAAAATTGTGCAAATATCGGGGCAATGGCGACACGAGCTAATCCTTATCTCGAAAATCGCAGGAATATCGATAACACCTAACGAAAATGCAAATACTCGTTCGCTGACGCACACACCTGCCTCTGAAGAGGCTCGGAAACTTTTTATTTGACGTCACTGATAGGTTAAACAAGATGAGAAGCCAAACAGAGTGTCGCGCCAATTCATTGGCAAAAAGATGGACCGAGAGAGAAGCATAACCTAAAAACGAGGCTGACAGTATTTACAATCGGTTTGGATCGTTCCATTCATCGCGGGATTATACAATCCGTCTCTATTGGAAAAATTCCAAATCAATTCCCAAAAGGTGGtgcaaatttacaaaattcaaatCCAACTTTTCCGGAAAAGAAATACTAGAAAACAATGTCACTCTTCTGCTCTTCACTTATCTGTTAAGTGAAAAAATATACGATTCGGTGCCGTATGGAATGTTTAGGCTGACAGTATGAGTTATAAACGTTAACTAAGTTATTGACTCAAAATGGAATTGCACGAGCAGAAAGGGTTAAACGAGTAAttactcttttttatattttcgcaTTCAAGCGACGCCACTGTTGTAGTTAAGGGTTACGCGCTGTTGCGATCTTGCTAATTTCCATGTAACGACAATTCCGTTGACTTATTTCCCCCCGAGTGTGACAGGCGTCGTGCAGCGCTCACGAAACCAGTTTACCATCCAAGGTACACAAAGACGATCGTTTATAACACGTTCGTTCTAATAATAACTGTCTACCAGCAGTTTCGTAGCGTCTACACCGCTTTTCTGTCATCAGTGTCGCAACAGGCTTGACGGAAAGGGGAAAGCAAGTGGAATACGCTAATAAACACCAGACAATTGTCGCCGACTCGCTAAACTCACTAGCCTGTTTGCGTCTGGTGTACAAAGTAGAGACAGGAGAACGATGATGAGCGAGCACTACTTTCCAATACAACGTGCtctaaaaatatgtacatggcGCGATCCAAAAGGGGACGCTTTCTTTCGATAAAATGAATCGAGAAAGTGGGATAAATGTGTTTTCTAGGGTCTCGCGTTTTCGAGACCATCGAGTTTGGAAATGTTCTCAACTGACGACCGCGGGGGAATGATAAGTCCATTTTTGTCGGTCTTTTGATCTTTGTGCCATCTGGCGGGTAAAGGGGAGTACTTTAATATGACATAGTTGAAAAGGGGAACAACCTTTCAAGTCTAAAGATAGGTATAAAGCttttaaaaataggtgtacagGGAAATAACGCGAGAAGTCCAAGTGAAATAGGGAAATAACTGAATAAGTTCACGAAATACtcaatattaaatattgaagGTTTGAATCAATTTAACAAGATGAATGACAATCTaagggtaacttgaaaagtgcTTATTAATAATTGtcaataacaaaataataaattattaataataaaataattaagattaaataaataaataaataaataaatattagtttATTCATAATAAACTAATTATTAACACAGGAAATGCTGATATGTCCACGGAGTTTTATAAAAAACCAAGggcataattttaatattatgacattcaatatttttgaaatgcTCAAGAAGGTGACAAAAACACATAATCAATCCCAAAACCAAATAAAAGCAAAATTCTGGTAATATGCTTTTACACTTCAAAATTGCTCCCCTATGAAAAACGGGAAAATTGACTTATCATGTTTCCCCTGTGGTCTTCAATTGTATTTGATGTTTTGAGACACCCTTATATACTAGTATTGAATGTGTTCGGTAATTTCTATTATATAGTTTCGACGTAACAACGCTGAATGGGTACTGTGACTTATATCGATCGGAAATTTTTAAGTGGTAATTGAGTTAGTCCCCAGCGGTAGCATTTAGCGATCCACCGTAAGCCTTGCGTGCTTTTTCTGTCCCCTTTCCGATCAACGGATTCGCAGGCCAGAGCGTACGGTCTTCGTGGAAGGCTTCCCCTAACCAGATCACGAAACTTGTGTTTTTATGACCTTCCTATCGCCGTTCCTAAACGCGGCACGTATCCCCCGTGCCATAAAAAAACGTCACACAGAAAGGGACAACAAAACAAGTCAGCTACGATGAAAAAGTGTCGTAAAACCATCGAACATCGAAATTCCCTATTCCTCAGCAGACATTTCTGTCGAAAGAACGAGCCTTGACTTCCCGATTCGCGCGTTTCCGACTTTCCGTCCAGCTTTTGACAGGGAATTTATCTCGCGCCATTTATTTGTAAACTCTGATCTATATCTTCGCGTGTAAATAATTCATGTGCAGAGTAAATCGTTTTTCTAATCTCGGGAATTCTCGTAATTGATCGAGGTATCTTCCGTGCGCGCGCACGGGTAAAAGTTCCACTTTCAAATAACTCTGTACCGTGTGTGCGCTTATCGAGTAAAGAGAAAGATTGCCTTTACGAAGAGGAGCAGTGCGCCTTTTATCGGGCAGATAAGGCTTAACTGTTTCGTGAAAGCGATCATTCTTAACAGTGCATTCGAAAGCCACGAAATGGGATAACTGTTGAGCCATCCGCAGGATGTATCCGCCGATCCGGTTGCCGGAAGTAATTTTCAATGCTTACAGGTTGTAACGACCACGCTACGATTCGCCGTTCACAATTGGTCAATGTCACG is part of the Andrena cerasifolii isolate SP2316 chromosome 1, iyAndCera1_principal, whole genome shotgun sequence genome and harbors:
- the LOC143377181 gene encoding ubiquitin carboxyl-terminal hydrolase 31 — encoded protein: MDGEKTSAVMKSVSEGELGVEEVKSADSRAREPAVRLKRTFTLPRNPFQSAARMSRRRVKQSRESKDGGTSGKDRNNMQQQVECVQQSIGRLHCGQSYAERTAAKKAFRRPSWKKFINKMVQHMSNVGMQGHKASHRDDIGSSAGDIRVPPPRPAHIPPDRVPGVIGLRNHGNTCFMNAVLQCLSHTDILAEYFVLDQYKVDLSRRNKLNSKKYGTKGEITEQLALLLKAIWSCQYDPEMSTAFKSVVDKYGSQYRGNLQHDAQEFLLWLLDKVHEDLNQATKKKYKIIKNSFGRPDDIVAAETLANHVRCNNSFVHAVFQAQFRSSLTCPRCHRQSNTFDPFLCVSVPVPQNHRQMNLFVNVLYTSQQPRQVKIGVSVNQSANVRELREILASDTGIEENHMLLTEIHDEGFHRTFSDCQPLSVITENDPLYCIELPQLKEPTEQAYILLVWINVLVKGDLRQRFGSPYTMQVSRETSYEDLQKLLLKEMHSVLADDVLTSSQSPGLFNIRVADPAATPIQDEHPCIDPCVEHPLYTEQIEQALALCADDSGPQHVKLILEWDDATKCNIIQDDSDQIEEHASVKQLKTNSELGGAVTLEECFDLYTRAEILGAEDAWHCPYCNKKQEVVKKLGLWSLPDILVIHLKRFRQQSKQRSTSKLTMLVDFPLYGFDMTPHLAHNGVQAHNNVASLGGLGWSPWKKPRPRQQNIPKYDENVYDLYAICNHHGQDLQGGHYTAFCRNPYDTQWYCFDDTRVEAVNDTNLITNSAYMLFYQRRGLTNNSGNSSAASTSSAGSGLDHWVSKMPPFYFNNKTSSITNNNQSKSQEVLSQEKIVEEKNMTNFNRGCRNYATLQPKKRNVATETDIGQIDHYSDDEAPCRREWASPKPVRKMSSITLTPQIQQPTIIHTASSDPDTTIIHESTL